GCGATCGTGATCGTCGCCGCTATCGTGATCTTGCGACGCAAGCCGTCGCCCGGACGCAGGGTTCGCCAGATGCGCGCCACTCGGCCGATGCCGAGCGACACGGTGGACGGAGTGGATCCTGTCGACCCACGCGACGCGTCCAGCGACCCGCTCAAGAAGGAAGACTGGTCCGACGACCGTCGCTGACGCGCCAGTCTGTCGAACCACGCCAACGGTGCGCGCATGCCGGACTCAGTGGAGCGTGCGCGGCATGGTCAGCGCGAATTCCGCGATGGGCGCTTCGAAGCGCGTGCCGTCCTCAGCCACACAGAAGTATTCGCCGCGCATGGTGCCCACCGGCGTGGCGACCATCGCCCAGCTCGTGTATTCGAACTGTTCGCCCGGCTGGAGGAACGGCTGATGTCCGACCACGCCCAGCCCGTTCACTTCCTGGACTTTGTTGTCGCCGTCGGTAATCACCCAGTGACGCGAAATCAGCTGTGCTGGCACCTCGCCGCTGTTGCGAATGGTGATCGTGTAGGCGAAGGCAAACTGCCGCCGATCCGGTTCCGATTGTTCCGGGAGGTACTGCGGACGCACGGTGACGGTGAATTCGTACTGGCTCATCGGGTGTTCCTGTAGCGCATGCGTGCTCTCTGATGTTGTTCTGGTCTGACTCTTATGGGACTGCGGCGGGTTCCAGCAGCGTGACAGGCGAAAAACATAAATGCTGTCCCGTTTTGCAAGGCATTCTGCGGCAAGTCGTCGCGGGTCGCAACCAGCAAACGCCCTTCGAATGTCCGCCAG
This window of the Pandoraea sputorum genome carries:
- the apaG gene encoding Co2+/Mg2+ efflux protein ApaG, which produces MSQYEFTVTVRPQYLPEQSEPDRRQFAFAYTITIRNSGEVPAQLISRHWVITDGDNKVQEVNGLGVVGHQPFLQPGEQFEYTSWAMVATPVGTMRGEYFCVAEDGTRFEAPIAEFALTMPRTLH